catttaacacttgttttgcgcgataaaccgatcaagtagcgtacattttacccataaccgatgcatgaaatgagccttatcaagtGTCCACTGTAAATGCTAATTATACTAATTAAGTTAAAGTTGATGAAATTAATGGACAATTATATcattttcaaataatattaCTCTCCCcttcctaaaaatttgtcacttatttccattttcgttcgtccctaaaaatttgtcacctttcacttttaccatttttggtagtagacctcgcattccactaactcattctcattcacattttattataaaactaatatactacatccgtcccacaataagagtccacTTTTGTCATTGtagtccgtctcacaataagagtccacttttactttttcaataaatggtaaatatgtCTCACacttcactaactcattccactcgcATCATTACGAAACTAATAAATAAGTgagacccttactccactaactttttcaactcacttttctttacattttttaaaacatgtgttGAGTCAAATGtggactcctattgtgggacggaagtAGTATAAaggtaggactcacattccactcattttttcaaccaactttctattatatttcttaaaacccatgccggTTCAAATGGTGACAAGTTATataggacggaaggagtatttaatatttataaaaacatTAATGGACgctattaaattaatactccctccgtcccgcactactcgcacttatttcctttttgggcgtcccaagttactcgcactctttccatttctagtaaaaaatttcacctacagccgtcatttttgactttcctatacactcattccgtaatctccgagccgaaaaggaaatgagcgagtagctcgagacggagggagtatatctaaAGAACAATAACGAGTCTTCATGCCAAtactatatactagtattaattgttttaatCATTCCTCTAGAAGTTACATATAGCAAGCTTGGTCAACCCATCCGAGTTTTAGATTTAGCATAATCAAATTGAGTTTCCACATTCATATCAATCAAAAAGGCAGAAAGAAAGTAGAGTGTCAATGGAGTCGACGATAATTAATGTTGTGGGTGCTGGCGTTTGTGCTTCTGGTTATATTGATGATGAAGCAGAGAAGGGTGTTAGTGAAATGATTCGAGTTAAGGAATCAGCTGCTGACCATGGTGTGCATATCTGCATTCTCTCTTTAGTCATGACGCTGGAAAAAATCATATGCCAACTATGTGAGAAGCCGGGGCACAGATTTGGGCAAGGAGCTAGGTATTTAGGTGATGGTTTTGGCATGAATATCTCTCATATTGGTGAAACATTCTATCTAAATTCTATCTCATCTTCCTCTAATAGAAAACTtcttgatacgagtatatcttcgGAAATATCTCtcatatcattattattatattatcatatcttttccatataatTGTTATCTTattcaccaagttaggttattcataggagtattataaataggacctattgtaattctcataattcaatcaatgaaatcataattattgtcttttatctttatttagtttttccgtTTATAATTTCCGATTGTCGACAGAGCACggtttctctgcgactttctttatctttttcacttgataagggtctttcccttatcaattggtgctttcatttgGTTCTCATCCTCCGAATTACCTCCATCATGTCATCCACTTATGCTGCCTATTACCATCACCAATTCGACTACCGTCAGCCGCAATTCGCCCACCACCCATCGCAACCCATATATCAGCCACCACACCATCCGATTGGATCATTAGATCTGCAACAATCCTATCCACAGGATAGGCACTTCCACCCACAATATCATCCCTACCAGGCCCAACAGCCCGTGCGCACGCAGCAGAGTTCTTCGACCTATGATCAGTCACCGCCTCACAACCCGTACCTTGCCTATGGTGAAGCGACATACCAGGGTTCTGACCCCAATAATCCTGACCTCATGGCTCGATCGTTCTCCCCTGCCCAACTAGCTGCCGTAAACGATTACAACGAGAAGTTACGTGTGTATAGATTGGACCAAGCCGCCCTGCTCGCCCGTGTGACCGCTTGGTTTGAGGAGAACACTGATGATGAGAATATAACTGAGGAGAACATTGATAACACTTTCACGATGGTATTGAGTGCGGATGTTCCTAAAGACATTCACGATGTTCCCCACAACATCACCGATGTTGCCATCAACACTGCTGTCGGGGTAGATGTGAGCGATGAAATTGAACAGAATGAAGGATCTCAAGACGAGGCATGTGAGATGTCGCTTGCAGAGTCAAGGCCGTGGCCGCTGAACCCCGCTCTACAGACAACTCCACCCTTCCTCAACCAGCAGCCTGTTGTTGCCTCCGATGGGCATCCACCGAGCCTCTACTCAGCACCTAGCAACCCTAAATTCAGTTATGATTCCCTAGAACTAATTGCTGATGTTACTGGTGCATCAAAAAAACCTTGCCCAATAACTACAATTCATCACCTACTTGACCGAGATCACGTTGGAGCGGAAGGGGTATTTTTAGATGATGAAGAGAAGGTTGGAATTTTGACAGTAGCGCTAGAGTGCATGCCAACTGGACCAGATTACTGGGCGACAACCTACATTTCTGATGTCAATGCACTTATGATTTATTGTCCACGACGACTGAGATGCTCAACTGTTTGGTGTGCATTTGATCCAGGATGGAATAGCCCGCCAAAGCGTATGTTCGCGATGCTTTTCATTGTGTTGTGGGTCCCACCTTgtggacaaggtggattttaaccgtgggggagttgatacgagtatatctttGGAAATATCTCTCAtatctttattattatattttccaTATAATTGTTATCTTattcaccaagttaggttattcataggagtattataaataggacctattgttattctcataattcaatcaatgaaatcataattattgtcttttatctttatttagttttttcgTTTATAATTTCCGATTGTCGACAGAGCACggtttctctgcgactttctttatctttttcacttgataagggtCTTTCCCTTATCACTTTTCCTCATAAATCTTCTTCATGTCCCAAACATTACCAAGAATCTGCTCAGTAGTGTCTCACAGTTTACTAGTGATAACAAGGTCTTCTTTAAATTTCACCCTTCCTTTTGTTTTATTAAGGAAGTCATGCTCCAGGGCATCCTTGATAATGACCTTTGTGTTTGATGAATCATCTTTTACTCGTGACATTGTGTTTGATGAATCATCTTTTACTTTCAGATCTGCCTCATGCTCACATACAGCTCCTCTGCCTACACCTCTTAGATTTCCTGGTATACATACTCCTCTGAAAGTCCCATATCATCTAATCCTATCCCTCAAACAAATCACACATCTGACTCCTCTATCTCTCAAGTTGGAGCAGAGGCATCAATCTCACCTCAATCCCCTGATTTTTATCACACCTCCTATTCCTTTCCGAATAATGCCTCCTCCACTCTCCTCGCTGATCCCACACATCCTACCCATCCCATGATCACAAGAGCTAAATCAGGAATTTTTATACCCAGATTCTTCACCTTCATATTGCCCTCTTCTACTTTACCAAAATCTCGTCCTTCTTGAATTCCTAGCATTTCTGAAAAATCACACATGAACACAGGACACTGACCACCACTCTTTCGCCTGGAAAGAACCCTATAGCTTGCACTTGGATATTCATACTTAAGAAACACATCGACGGCACAAGGCGAGGGCCCAAGTACTCGGTTTTGATTttagagtgaactgcaccaaagGGCCCTGACTTTTCGCCTTGCAACATCAGAggcccctaacttttaaaaataccacCACAGGGATCTgacaaaacatataatcacaaatcgtgtTTTTTCGGACCATTAGACCCTCAGGGCCTGTAAGGGCAAAATCGGGCTTTTGCATGGCCGTCAGTGCTGTGTCAGCTGCAGCACTGTTGATGGGACATCGAATTGCAATTGGTGTGACAGGTTGCATTGCTTGTTGTCCCCTATTATTTTCACACGCATTAATTGCAATCGGACCTGCAttgaaatttcacaaatttttgcCATTCCAAAACATTTCGCCAGGCTTCTCTATATTTTTTCCCTCCAATTCCACCTTCACTTCATCAATTTGCCATTTCGCCAAAATAATTAGCCTCTGCCTATCGCCTCTGCCTTTCACGCCATTTTAATCCTTTTCATCAATGGCTCCAAAACGGAGACGAAGTGCTGCTGGAGCGTCCTCCGCTCGTAGTTCTTCTAGGCGAAAAAAGAAGCCGGCGACGCCATCGTCTTCGTCACAATTACCTCCGGCATCACCTAGACACGGTAGAAGGGGTCGGGGACCGGAGATAATCGACGTAGACCCAGAAACGTGGAGCATTCGCGATCCTCTGCTTGATTTCTTCTATCCGGAAGAAGAATATAgtaagttcaaatttaaaattggttTCAAGGTTTTTGATTGTGATTTAGGGCTCCGAAAATTGGTTGATTTGTGAAACTGTTTTGATGTCCTCGTTTGGGAAATTGTTTGGACTGTGATTTAGAACTTTATATGTGAAAaaagttggtttaaatttggacGTTTGCTAACTCTGTACAAACCATAACAGGGGACCATCCCGGGATGTTTTCCGTCGATTTTCATCGCGGAGGGTCAATCTTCGAAATCAATGGAAAGAAGAAGTATGTTGGGGGGCAATTGACATTCTTTGACTATTGCTGGATTCGTCAGTTCGATTTCGTAGATCTGGCAGGCATGGTAGTGCGGTTGGGTTACAATAGGAACCTCATATGTGAGTTCTATTATGTTCATCCAACGTACAGTGCTGGTTGTAGTGGCGTGGAATAGGAGGCCCATTGCTGCCCATAATTGACGATGCACATCTGGGTCCTTTTCTCAAAGTCGCGGCTACTAGCACAAAGCTAGTTCACATATATGTTGTCGAGATAACACAGGCGGCCGCCTTGTTGAAGAAGCGGAGGAGTTGCTAAAATTTGTGAATGCTAGTAAAAAACCCAATGTGGTCATGGAAGAACTTGACGAACCGAACCCAATTGTGCCGAAGAGTAAACCGAAAAGGAAGAAACAACACCAGGATGAGCAGAGGAAACCATCGGCACCATTACTGTTGCTTgagtggtaccctagggatcttGAGTTTGAAGAGTATTTGACCACGAGTTTAGAAGACAAACATCCCGAATGGAAGAGGCAAGAGGAGGCTGCCCGTAAGAATTTGATGGATGCATTTGCATCATGTAGTGCAAAGCAAGCAGAAGCTGTTGTGTTTGATGTTGAAGAGAATGAACCAGTGGTTGGTGTTGTTGGACAATGAGATGTCCATGAATGCGAATGTGgagttgaggttgaggttgaagaCGTTAATGAACAAGTTAGCCATGGTGAACACGGTGTACAAcatgaggttgaggttgaggttgaggttgaagaCGTTAATGAACAGGTTAGCCATGGTGAACACGGTGTACAAcatgaggttgaggttgaggttgaggttgaagaCGTTAATGAACAGGTTAGCCATGGTGAACACGGTATACAACCTGAGGCTGAGGTTGAAGACACTTGTGAACAGGTTAGCCATGCAGAGGTTAGTACACGACGGTGGTACATGTTTGTGATTTGTTGTTTATGTTTGGTATTCATATGTGATTTCATAATTTGTTCAGATTGGGCATTATGAAACCGATGCAATTGTAGACCCTGTTAATAGCGTGGCTGAGGTTAGTGCATACCTAACCTATTGTAATTGAGTTGTGATTTATGATTGTATGCATGgtgttaatttgtgaatttatgtTAAAGCAGATGGGACAATCTTCTCATAGTGAAGATGTTCAACATGTTGACGATAATGTGTACAAACTGACCCTGGATTTTTCAGCCGAAGCTCAACGTCAAGTGCAGTTGGAAGCACCCATTATCGAGGAGATTCCGGATGAATTGATAATGTCCGGACTTGAACCTCCATCCATGGAACACGGTGGACAGGAAGTGCATGATGGTCCCGAAGTGCATGTTGTGCCTGAAGTGCATGGTGGACCGGAAGTACATGATGGTCTTGGAGTAGAACCTCAGGAGCCACCGTTTGAGTACATTCCGGATGGCTGCCATCTACATAATGAGGGACCGCCGACTGATAATGAAGATGATGAGTTGGACCATTTTATCTCGTTGGCAAACATGTGCCGAGATGAGCAGCTTTTCACCTCATATTACGAATCCATTTTCCAACAACAAGAAGCAAGACAGAACCCAGAGAATGTACAGCAGCCGGGTGATGGCGAAGTCTATCCTGAAGGCGAAACCCAGCCGGGTGGGCATGGGTCAGGGGGGTCAGGGGAAAAACGACGGAGGAAGTTTTCGCCTTATGTGGACAAGAGGACCATGACAAACAACCCACTTTTCGAGGAAGAACTTGTGGACGAGCTACAAGATGTTGATGACCTTCAGGATTTGGAGGGTTTGGAGGCATTGAACAAGAATGGCATAAAGTTTACCCCGTTCAAGTTCGTCAGAAATGAGCTTTCCGTGTGGAAGCCTGGTGATGTTTTTAAGCGCAGAGATTTCTTTTATGACGTGTTTAGGCAGTACGCAATAATGTCAAGAAGGCGGGTGCACGTGAAAAGAAACGACGGCGACAAAATTCGTGCGATTTGTAAAGGGCAAGGATGTGATTGGTATGTGTACTTGAGGAAGCACGAAATACACAATGGTCATGATTATGTAGTGTTGAATATGCAACGCGTTCACGCGCATACATGCTCTCAAGTATTGGATTCGAAGTGGCTGACGGCCAAGTGGCGAGGGGAGCGTTATATGGAGAAGATCAAAGCTAACCCTCATATTCCGCTTGCAGCTATACGGCAATGCGTCGATGAAGATTTTGGCCTGAAGATAGGTAGGATGAAGGCATATCGGGCCAGAGAGCACGCAGTGGATGGCATTTTCGGCTCTGCGGCGTCCCAATACAGACACTTGTTCTACTATAAAGCCGAATTGGAGCGGACGCACCCTGAATCCAGCATTCATATACATTATGAGAATATGAGGGAATCTGGTGCTGTTTGACCGAGATTCATGAGGTTTTACTGCTGTCTAGGGCCACTGAAAAAATGATGGAATGAGTTATGTCACCCGATTATCTTCTTCGACGCTTGTTTCTTGCGAGGGATGTACAAAGGCCAGCTAATGACAGCAATGGGGATTGATCCCAACAATGGCTGGTGGCCGATTGCTTGGGCGGTGACTGAGGCCGAGAGTTATGTCCAGTGGAAGTGGTTCGTGGAGTACTTGGCCGATGACCTAAACTTGCATGCAAATGGGCCACGTTATGTGTTCATGTCTGACCAACAAAAGGTAGGCCATCCGTTATTCCAATATTTTATCATGTACGTGATATGTGATTtacttttatttgtaatttgtttaataaattatgtactgaactgtgattttgtggtAATGTATTGTTGTGTTGCATCAGAGCCTTGCAAAGTTGCTTGCTGAGGAATTCCCACAAAGCGAGCATCGCTTTTGTGTTCAGCACATATACAACAATTTTAAGCAGAGATTTGTTGGTGAAGATTTCAAAGACCGGTTGTGGGAGATTGCCTCGAGTACCACCCTCGAACAGTATGTGGCTTTGATGGATGCTTTGCAAACCGAATATCCCAGTGCACACCAGTGGCTTTCTGGAGTAGCTCCCAAAGAAAAGTGGGTCAAGGCCTTTTTCTCTCCACACACCTGTTGTGATGTGATCCTGAACAACATCTGTGAGACATTCAATTCGAAGATTGCATTGGCTCGCGAGAAAGTAAATATCAGCATGTTGGAGGACATTCGAACAAGTCAAATGGAAAGAATTCAGATCAGAGGCCAATGGATCAAAAACTACGATCACGCAGTCCCGCCTGTTATCAAGGAGCTTGTTGATAAGTGGTTCGCGAGGGCTTCATCGTGGAGGGCTACATGGAACGGACAGTCTTCGTACCAAGTGTCTGGGCCGTCTGGCCAATATGTTGTCAACATGTGCGATTTTACTTGTTCTTGCAGATTGTGACAGCTAACCGGAATCCCGTGCACGCATGCTATCGCAACTATCAACAAGAATGGCGACGACGTGACGTGATTCGTTTCCCGATACTATTTGAAGTCAACAATGATCATGCTGTACGAGAATGTCCTCTACCCCATCAATGGGGTAGCCAGTTGGCCGAAGAGTACTGCGGATGGTTCAGTGGAAATGGCACCCCCGAGGTCAAAGCGACAGCGTGGTAGGCCGAAGAAACTGAGACGTGAGGAGCCCCAAATTCGTCTTCATGCAGATGGAGGTGAGTCATTGCATCGCACCTTCGTGATGAAATGTCGTCGGTGCGGTCTAGAAGGTCATAATAGGAGGACATGCAGCAATGATCCTCGGACAGATGCCCGTTCTCAGGTTGGGGAGACTTCGTGTGAACATGGTGACAGTACTTTACCAGAATCGTCAAACAATCCCCAACGCCAAGAGGTACTATGCAGTAAGCATATGCAACTATATTATGTAATTGTACATAGTGCTTAAGCATGTATACTTACTACACTATTAATTGTTGCAGCCTAATGTTTCGAATCTGAgaccaagcagtcggacaaggACTCATCCTCAGAGATGCGGCCGCCGCGGTGATCAAGATTGATGGCCTTTACTTATTAACGTTGGTTTGTTTCGGATGGGTTGAACAATTTGTGTCAGTGATGATATGAATAGTATGATTTGTATGGTACAGATTATTTTGTAACAGACTAGTATTTTGGTGGAAGTAAAGTTCTGTGGAAAAATTTTGGTGGTGGTATTTTTGTGGATAGCGTACGTCGCTTTGTGATTTCAATCATAAttgagtaacttcatttgtGATTTAAGTGATAGTTTGgtagtattcatttgtgtacatggtttgtgatttcaatcatatttgagtaacttcatttgtgatttcagtttggtagtattcatttgtgtacatggtttgtgatttcaatcatatttgagtaacttcatttgtgatttcagtttggtagtattcatttgtgtacatggtttgtgatttcagtcatagttgtGTAACCTCATTCGTGCTTTCAGACATAAATGAATAGCAACAAAGTAAAGCGTAGTCGATCAGGATTTCAGTTTGTGATTTCAGAAATGAACCACGGAGTGAACACGACATAGCATTGTTATAACAGTAGAaaaattacaatacataagaACAAGATTGTGATTTTTAAGCGTCGGAGAGTTGTTGCCATCTGACCAATTTTCACCGCCAATGCGTCACACTCTTCAGTTTTCATACACAGTTGTAGCTTCAAGTCTTCAAACTCCACGGTTTTCAAGCGCAATTTCTCGTGCAGCACACCTTCGAGTAGAGATTTGCTTCGAAGTTCAGCTTCGAATTGGTCTCGCTCAAGTTTCATTCTCTGAAAATAACTGTCTTGACTTGGGGATAGACTCGCATCAAACCATCGAAAAAACTTGCAGTCATCGTCCTGCATAATAATTTCTCATTAATCTTTATGCCAACAAAATTAATGGACAACACGATCAAAATACATGGTTTTAACCTTCCATATAGGGCAGCGATAGTAACGTCTACCCGGGTTAGCAGCCGCCCTAGATGTAACGAGCTCGGCCTCAAGATCGTGATTACACTTCACAATTTCTGGACGAGGCCAATTCCAATTGAAGCTTGAGCCGAACgattaagaagaagaagaagaagacattgcgtAACGACCTGAATTCAGTTCGACAATACAAAAATCAAATCGAccaagaattgtaaaaataattttcaaatgcCCGACAGTAACCATACAAccaaaaaaaatcaaccaacaattgcaaaataaaattccaacgGAAATCACCTAAAACCCTCTTTGATACCCTAAATTCAGCAAAATCCAGATGAAATCCACTAAATTCGAGATCCCGAACTGCTGGCGAAGATGTGAAATCCCCTAAATTGCCCGATGCCGAAGAAGGTAAAATCGCGTATACTGTTTTGAGAGGGAAAGCAGAATTTGAGTAGAACTTGAAAGGGGTAGATGAAACGAAAATGGAGGGAAGAAATATTGAAAcagaattgaaaaatataaatggaaTTATGATTACACAGGTGCTTGACAAGACCGCACCTGCAAATGCAGTCATAGGGGTGCAGCCTAATGCAATCAAAAGGTCTAAACTGCCCTTCACctcatttgggcattttcgtccgaaaaatggcaaaatatacacgatttgtgattatatgttttgtcAGATCCCTGTGgtggtatttttaaaagttaggggccTCTGATGTTACAAGGCGAAAAGTCAGGGTCTTTTAGTGCAGTTCACTCTTGATTTTAATAAAACTTCTAGCCCGGTCGTCAAAACGTGctactactattaattattcACTTACATTAAAGTGATAGTAGTATTTcttcatttttactaaaaatcaatagttaaaaaaatcaatattgtGTGGACAATgctattaaattaaaaaaaaattaaagagatTTTAAGGGTATGGCAACCCCTATACATCAATTTGCCCAATGctactaaattaaaaatttagagATATTTCCCTATACATCAATATTTTAACGCGATGACGTTTTCCAACAGAAGTTACATAGGAGTTAATTAAGAGTTAattaagtagtactccctccgtcccgaataatttgtctcattttccATTTCGATCCGTCCCATGTAATTTgttccatttcacttttaccatttttggtagtggacctcatattctactaactcattcctattcacattttactataaaactaatactatataaaagtagtaCTCACAtctcactaacttttttaactcactttttattacatttcttaaaatccgtgtccggTCAAAATAAGACGAATTATccggaatggagggagtagctTATGTAAGTTGAGTTTCCCTATTCAGATCAATCAAAAAGATAGAAGAAACAAAGTAACAGATCAATCAAAAAGAtagaagaaacaaagtaaagtTTCGATGATTTTGCTGTGGGTCCTAGCGTTTGTGTCTCTGGTTTTGTTGGTGGCGAAGAAGAAGAGGATTGGGCAGAGAAGGGTCCCACCGGGGACGTTGGGAGTTCCGATAATCGGGCAAAGTCTGGAGCTTCTGAAGGCGATGCGAGCTGATAAAAGCGAGGAGTGGTTCCAAGAAAGGGCCCGAAAATATGGCCCGGTTTCGAAGATGAACATATTCGGAAAGCGGACGGTATTTGTAACGGGCCAAGCATATAACAAATTCATATTCAGCAGCGACGAGCAGACGCTCTCCAACAAGCAGCCACCGTCGGTGCGGCGGCTGCTCGGCGAGAGGAATTTGTTCGAGATGAGCAGCCAAGATCACCGGCGGTTGAGGGGAGCAATCCTCTCCTTCTTGAAGCCAGAAGCCCTCAAGCAGTATGTCGGAACGATGGACCATGAGATCAGATTGCACCTCACCCACCATTGGCATCACGATCACGTTATCTCGGTATGTCTTTCTCTATTTTTAAATTATCAcaatttaattacttaatttattgttcttttttttCAGTTGTTGTAATTAATTGTGCCGGCTAAAAGTAATACCTACTGTATAAGTTATTCAATCTAGTTGCCCGTTGGTCATGTCAGCAGCCACTTGGTCGTTTTACGGGCCCATCTCTTATTACTTTATGTATTTCAAAATAGATATTCAAGATTTGAAGATCAAGTTTATGTATATAAAATTAAGGTTGAAAATTTGAATAGAAAATTCAAAATGCAAACTAAAGATGCCACAATGGACTGCAAAGTAAAGATGGTATGTTAACCTGCCTTCAGATTCAATAGTCTAATTTTTGTGGCCATatacatattttcatttttttttaattatacacAATAGTTTGACATTTTGCGTCTGATATGGagtataaatattgattataaTCATTAAAGATTCATTAGTTTTTTATTTagaataaatattgattaataagattgatatgttcgaaagaaaaatatactcctactttTGTTCATATACATATTAATGTATACTATTATACTACTTCTTCCGTTTCCGTCACACTTTAAgtaacacatttttctttttagaattTTCTATTCTAAATGAGacatttttaaatattgaaataacATTATCTCTACTATTTCccgctctcttactttattcattccATTTTACTCACAAAagaacactacataaaatctcgtgtcaaatTAGAAATACTCCACTTGaagtgggacggaaggagtataaaattttataaaactaaaaaatattctAAACATTTACTCTCTCAAATTGCAATTTTTGTCCATCATTGTATAGTTGtccaatttattttttactactttttatAATAAATCCTATATTtccactaattttattttttaacattttattataaaactaatacatacaTTCACCTTTTACTAACTATTTTCATTCACATCCCTTTTCATATTTTAGAAGCTGAGCCAAAGTCAATTCGAACCGATTAATATGGAATGCTGGGTAAATTAAAAGTAATGGACACTGACATTGCATCTCAATCTCCGGCAGTGGTGAATTGTGGTATTGAGTAAATTTGTGGGTTTGGGCAGGTGATGCCGTTGATGAAGACACTGACGTTCAATATGATTTGCACGCTTCTGTTTGGaatagagagaggagagagaagacAAACCTTGGTGCGTCTCTTCCAACAAGTGATGGACGGAATGCTGGCTGTGCCGTTAAATCTCCCCTTCACCCGCTTCAACAAAAGCATACGGGCGAGGGCGGAAGCAGGGGCCATCGTAAGGGCATTGATACGCGAGAAGAGACAGAAACTGGAGAGAGGAGAAGCTGAGCACGATCTTATCACCAGTTTATTGAGCATGTGCGATGACACCGGCTCACCACTTTTATCCGACCAGGAAATCGAGGACAATTGCTCGGTAGCGATGATCGCCGGCCACGACACAACCTCCACGCTTCTTACATACCTGATCAAACTCATAGCTGAACACCCAAACGTTTACCAAGTTCTCCTCAATGGTACACTAGTCGTATGTTTATTGATTTCTTGAAATTAACAAAACATTAGGAGTCCATTTACTAGGATAGATAACGTAACTCCTTTTTTATCTTGGAGTTATCTGACCTGACCTGACCTGACCTAAGATGTGTGTTCTTATTTATGTTTTGTTGCAGAGCACGAAGAGATTGTGCGAGGGAAAAAGGGAGCGAGTGATACTCTGACGTGGGAGGATCTTGGTAAGATGAAGTACACATGGAGAGTTGCGACGGAGGCGTTGAGGATGTATCCGCCGGTAATATTCGGGTTTAGGCAAGTCCTTAAAGA
This sequence is a window from Salvia splendens isolate huo1 chromosome 5, SspV2, whole genome shotgun sequence. Protein-coding genes within it:
- the LOC121802377 gene encoding cytochrome P450 716B1-like; its protein translation is MILLWVLAFVSLVLLVAKKKRIGQRRVPPGTLGVPIIGQSLELLKAMRADKSEEWFQERARKYGPVSKMNIFGKRTVFVTGQAYNKFIFSSDEQTLSNKQPPSVRRLLGERNLFEMSSQDHRRLRGAILSFLKPEALKQYVGTMDHEIRLHLTHHWHHDHVISVMPLMKTLTFNMICTLLFGIERGERRQTLVRLFQQVMDGMLAVPLNLPFTRFNKSIRARAEAGAIVRALIREKRQKLERGEAEHDLITSLLSMCDDTGSPLLSDQEIEDNCSVAMIAGHDTTSTLLTYLIKLIAEHPNVYQVLLNEHEEIVRGKKGASDTLTWEDLGKMKYTWRVATEALRMYPPVIFGFRQVLKDIEMGGYIIPKGWQVFWAGCMTQMDGSIYPDPNKFDPLRFEDQAAMPPHTFVAFGGGSRMCPGYEFARMETLAMIHYLVTRFTWKLCLEENTVSRDPMPVFKQGLPIHIHINNPSLHDAIKF